The Rhinoraja longicauda isolate Sanriku21f chromosome 17, sRhiLon1.1, whole genome shotgun sequence genome includes a region encoding these proteins:
- the setmar gene encoding histone-lysine N-methyltransferase SETMAR isoform X1: MTASSPRAVGSGPDLASDICCGLENLPVPVINGVDDEGLPVLQQYTPENVAGPGEDLDPMEINLPGCDCLAASCKADTCTCLQSFKGAYDESMCLVDLKDKTSYSRPVFECNIMCKCSEACKNRLVQNGLVFKLQVFRTLMKGWGLWTLEPITKGRFVCEYGGEIIGFLEASRRIQCQNSVDMNYIIALREHLSTGEILQTFVDPSHTGNVGRFLNHSCDPNLYMVPVRVNSMIPRLALFAARDIAAEEELSYDYSGRFNSLVKEDKTEEVTGGQTLSLKPCYCGARTCIGSLPFDSSLYNQKGKLTVT, translated from the exons ATGACTGCTTCCAGTCCCCGGGCAGTCGGCTCAGGCCCGGACTTGGCTTCTGACATCTGCTGCGGCCTGGAGAACCTGCCAGTGCCAGTCATTAACGGAGTGGATGATGAGGGGTTGCCTGTCTTGCAG CAGTATACGCCTGAAAATGTGGCTGGGCCAGGAGAAGATCTTGATCCCATGGAAATAAATCTTCCAGGATGTGACTGCTTAGCCGCTTCCTGTAAGGCAGATACGTGCACTTGCCTGCAAAGCTTCAAAGGAGCTTATGATGAAAGCATGTGCCTTGTGGACCTTAAAGATAAGACAAGCTACTCCAGGCCTGTTTTTGAGTGCAACATCATGTGTAAATGCAGTGAGGCCTGTAAGAACAGACTTGTCCAAAACGGTCTTgtctttaaactgcaggtgttcaGAACTCTAATGAAAGGATGGGGCCTTTGGACACTGGAACCAATTACGAAAGGGAGATTTGTTTGTGAGTATGGGGGTGAGATCATTGGTTTTCTGGAAGCCAGCAGGCGGATCCAGTGCCAAAACTCGGTCGACATGAACTATATCATCGCATTGAGAGAACACCTGAGTACTGGAGAAATATTGCAGACTTTTGTCGACCCTTCCCACACTGGCAACGTTGGCCGTTTCCTCAACCATTCTTGCGATCCTAATCTCTACATGGTTCCTGTTCGGGTTAACTCCATGATTCCAAGATTGGCCCTTTTTGCAGCTCGTGATATTGCAGCAGAGGAGGAGCTGTCGTATGACTATTCTGGAAGGTTCAATAGTCTTGTGAAGGAAGACAAAACTGAGGAAGTGACTGGTGGACAGACTCTTTCCCTTAAGCCATGTTATTGTGGTGCGCGGACATGTATTGGCTCCCTGCCCTTTGATAGCTCACTCTATAATCAAAAGGGCAAGTTAACTGTAACTTAG
- the setmar gene encoding histone-lysine N-methyltransferase SETMAR isoform X2: protein MTASSPRAVGSGPDLASDICCGLENLPVPVINGVDDEGLPVLQYTPENVAGPGEDLDPMEINLPGCDCLAASCKADTCTCLQSFKGAYDESMCLVDLKDKTSYSRPVFECNIMCKCSEACKNRLVQNGLVFKLQVFRTLMKGWGLWTLEPITKGRFVCEYGGEIIGFLEASRRIQCQNSVDMNYIIALREHLSTGEILQTFVDPSHTGNVGRFLNHSCDPNLYMVPVRVNSMIPRLALFAARDIAAEEELSYDYSGRFNSLVKEDKTEEVTGGQTLSLKPCYCGARTCIGSLPFDSSLYNQKGKLTVT, encoded by the exons ATGACTGCTTCCAGTCCCCGGGCAGTCGGCTCAGGCCCGGACTTGGCTTCTGACATCTGCTGCGGCCTGGAGAACCTGCCAGTGCCAGTCATTAACGGAGTGGATGATGAGGGGTTGCCTGTCTTGCAG TATACGCCTGAAAATGTGGCTGGGCCAGGAGAAGATCTTGATCCCATGGAAATAAATCTTCCAGGATGTGACTGCTTAGCCGCTTCCTGTAAGGCAGATACGTGCACTTGCCTGCAAAGCTTCAAAGGAGCTTATGATGAAAGCATGTGCCTTGTGGACCTTAAAGATAAGACAAGCTACTCCAGGCCTGTTTTTGAGTGCAACATCATGTGTAAATGCAGTGAGGCCTGTAAGAACAGACTTGTCCAAAACGGTCTTgtctttaaactgcaggtgttcaGAACTCTAATGAAAGGATGGGGCCTTTGGACACTGGAACCAATTACGAAAGGGAGATTTGTTTGTGAGTATGGGGGTGAGATCATTGGTTTTCTGGAAGCCAGCAGGCGGATCCAGTGCCAAAACTCGGTCGACATGAACTATATCATCGCATTGAGAGAACACCTGAGTACTGGAGAAATATTGCAGACTTTTGTCGACCCTTCCCACACTGGCAACGTTGGCCGTTTCCTCAACCATTCTTGCGATCCTAATCTCTACATGGTTCCTGTTCGGGTTAACTCCATGATTCCAAGATTGGCCCTTTTTGCAGCTCGTGATATTGCAGCAGAGGAGGAGCTGTCGTATGACTATTCTGGAAGGTTCAATAGTCTTGTGAAGGAAGACAAAACTGAGGAAGTGACTGGTGGACAGACTCTTTCCCTTAAGCCATGTTATTGTGGTGCGCGGACATGTATTGGCTCCCTGCCCTTTGATAGCTCACTCTATAATCAAAAGGGCAAGTTAACTGTAACTTAG